Part of the Xiphophorus maculatus strain JP 163 A chromosome 3, X_maculatus-5.0-male, whole genome shotgun sequence genome, GAGCATATTTAGGACATGTGAGGCTGTAGCATGACAGAAacgttttttctgcttttataaaagtgaaaacaaatatataagtGTAAGCCAGGCGTGCCCAGCGCTGTCAGAGGTTTAGACATTAGAGGGAGTGTTTCCTCCACGCTGAGTCAGTTCTCTATCATTATATACATCCTGTTCTCTCCTTCAAatgtcttctcttctttctctaCCTCTTCATCGCTCTCTCTTTCGCTCACACACAAGAAAAACCCTTTATCTTGGGTTTCAATAGGCTTCAGCCTACATGAAGACAATATTAGTCCATTATTTGTTCCTGATGAAGAATATCTTGACTAAAAGGATGTCTAAAACAATCGGCGTTAATATCATCtcagatatatttatttttaattcacaacagctgttttcattttaatgcaacatgCACATATTTTACACTATAATCCCGTCTTCATTTTGGACCTCAGTGTTCATTGACTTCATTTTGGATAGTTTTTCTGCTTGCTATGttgcaactttttatttaaccaagATAAAATATGTCCACCCAAAAACAAGTTTCCACATGTACTGACGTCAAGTCTGGCTCTAGttctataaagtaaaaaaaaaaaattaacagcattaatttgggttatttagcctaaaaaaaaaagagtgattCATTGTTCAGCCAAATATTCACAATGCTATTCActcatttataaatatttagtttaagttttacactaaatatttaattggcttaatatttattttacatttggtaGCATGAAGTTAGAGATTTAACCTCATGGTGCCACTAACTTTAACATACCATAAATCTGTGTGGTTTATGGTAAGTGCATTGTTGGCCCAGGACAGAGAGTGTTTGTGCTGAAGGTGAGCCGGAGGTCAGAGAGGATGAAACAGCCTGAGAGTAAGGAGACAGATTGTTTGTCCCCGCAGCGTTTTGACCCTCGTGACTTCACAGTTTGACCTGACCAATCTGCTAAAAGCACCAGATAAAGCTAATTAAAGGCTGCTGTCTGATGGTGAGCACATTTACTCATAAGGCCGCGACACGCACAGGTCCTTCACCCGTCAGCCCAAAGTCAAACTGATTAATCATTTTCTATATGGTTTTCAgtgtgtgatgatgatgatgctcgtgtttgtctgtgtgttgcTTCTTTGTTCGGTTTTCTACATTAAACACAGTTGACAGTTTCTACAGTTTCACTACCTCTGCTTTGTCTTGCTTAATGTGTAAAAGACACTTTGGTTTTATTGCATATTCTAAACAGCAACATCTTCTCATTTTTAGTAAATAGTGTTGTAGCGTTGGATTGAAGAATAATTTCAGCACTGCTTCAGTACTTATTTCACTCCTCTTTGCACAACTGACTTAACACCTTATCTATCACTTTTGATTAATAAGTCTggtttatgtctggactttaactaggccaccACAGTTCTGATGGGTTGCCCAGGTCGTACATTAGCAAAGCAGCCCCACAGACTGTTTATGTTGAGTTCCTTTTATGTAACTGGGATGTTTTATGGGGAAAAACACAAGATTGACGTTTGTGTTTGCTTGTCTCAGCGCTTGTTTTCTTCTTAGAACTCCACCCTAAATGCTACAGTTGTCCGCTTTATTTCTTGTTGTTGGatcatgaactctgacctttgctGATGAACGTGACGCCTCAGGTTTAGATGCTGTTCTGGGTTCCGTTTTGATGAGTATTTAATCTGCTCTTAGAGTAATTTCTCCATTTTTGGATAATGGCTCTCACTGGTTTTGCAACACTTTCCacacaaatacataaattacTTTGTCTGCTCTTGaatttctttcctttctgtCATTGCTTTTAAATATCTTCTCGTCTTCCTTATGTTTTCAAACAggttctgatttttcttttctaaagtttTGGCAATATTCAGCCAACTCGTGTAGCTGGTGAAATTGATTCTACTTTCTAAACATTGTGGTTAAtaatcacagttaatttatgatttaacaaaGAGTGGAGTTATATTTTCAAGTAGAAGCAAGTTTATTTTGAtagcctttttcttttaaaaacatctgaccatttaaaaattgcattttgtgtttactcatGTTATCTTTGTCTCACGGTAAAGTGAGTTTGATTATCTTAAATATTTgagtgtgagaaaaaaacagaataaatctgtaaCATAGCATTTACTTTTTCTCGCCACCTGGTTTACAAACAAACCAATATCTGAAGAAAAGACAGCATTTGTTTGCTGTagagtgttttaaaatgtccttatgAGAGAAATCTCACCAGCTTAATTCTTCAAAGTGACCCGGCAGCACATTAAACCTCTTGAGCAAGCACTGAAATGACTAATCCATCACACCGGCATTAATAATGACAACCCAGAAACTTGGTATTACTGCCCTCTCCTCACCCACCTCCTTCTCTTTTTCAGAGGGATGTTTTTCGATGGCAATCACACCTACACGATTGAACCTGGAGGACAAGCCAACAACAGCGTAAGTTCTCTTTAAACCCACATATGTACTGCGATGGAAACGGCTCGGTTCACTCAagactgttcatttgttttcctcacATCTCTTCAAGTCTGGCTGGGACATAACTGTGGTACATAAACAGGTTTGGAGTAGATTTGCAGGAACTCTTATGAATCCACACACAACAATCCCAGgtttttataatataaattaattgGACCATAATGAtcatctcaaaatgttttaagcaTGTAATTGGACTGTATCTTGTaaaattcaacagaaaaacaaatgtgttagaGAAAATCTCAATAACTTTTTTCAAACTAATAATTAGTTGAATCATCTTTTGATTCAGTTTCGGCTTTCAGTTTTCCGTAGTTGGAAGAGGTCAAGATGTTCCTTGGATTTAGGTGCATGGAAATACAAGCTTTTGTAAGCTTTTAGAGCTTTCCTCACTTTTTAAAGCACATTGATGTTAAGTACCCATTCAGTCTGATCTGGTTGCACAGTTGTGCTAGTTTGACATTAAACAAAATGCCTTGTTATCAGTTAGTAACAGCAGTAAATGCAAACCCTGTTGGCTCTGGGATGTACCATTAACTGCGTCTGTtccagaaatagaaaaacagccagcacatttaaacaaaacctCAGTGGGactgaaacacagagtcagCATGAGTCCAGCTGACCATATGGTAAATCCTTCTGGCCTACCACCACCAAGGCAGAAAAAGATACACAAAACGTCATTAAAAAAGGTCTCTGAAAAGCCCCTCAGCTCAATTTTCTGCCTGCAAACACATTACCAGTCCCGTCACTCGGTCACTTCCGTAGGACACCAAGTGACCGGTgggtaaataaaaatcacaaagtatTACTTGGGGTGTCCAAGTGGCTAGCAGCAcattataatatttaataatatgcAAACTTATATCCAGCAGCTGAGAACATGATGCTCTTATGCTGGAACAAcgtagaaaatatattttaatattggtCTGCAGGAAGTACCGCATGTTCTGATCTTTAGCTATTTAATTATTCATCTATATTTGTCCCCCCGCCAGTGTTTACATCACTGGTGAAATCTTAAAAGTGCCTCCTTTAAGAATTTAATGAGAAATAAGATGCAAATatggtgtttattttaatgtatgtaTAACAATTTTCAAAAGAGGCATGAGGATGAACAGTGCTTAGTTGTTGTTTGTCTTCACGGTTTTTGGGTTTACatgaaatatttctgagattttaaacattaattaaatgcatttgtttAAGATGAGAATTTTATTGACATAAATGCGACATGACTTTAATTAATATAACATCAGTTTTAGAATAATtgtgatttgatttgttttcatttgaaattatCGAAAtctcttttgaaaaaaaaaacttttcatagCAAACATCAACTTAATTTCATGCCCACTAAAACACACTGGAAAGcacattttgagtttatttgtcttttagtatatttaacatttcagtttttgaacCTGGTATGTAATTCTCTTCACTGAACATGGAAAAGGGTTCACTAAAATATATCTTAAGGTTTTGAAATTATGTCGTGTGAGTCTCTTATTGTTCTTTGTAAGATTCAAGCTAAAACACTCATCTTTGATCCgtagatgttttgttttacatatttatatcaGTTCACTGATGTATCTCtgtgacaaaataagaaaaaaaacatattattacttattttgcctgcattattttttcctttattattctgtttatcTTGTATGTTGATCTGAGGAAGAAATGGAAGCAGAAAGCAAGCACTGAAGATGAGAGGGTGATGATTGGAAAGGAGTGTGCCGATGGGGGGCTGGTGGCGTTTTTTGGGTTGGGGGGGTTGCATTAGATGCCAAATGATATACAGTTTATCTGAGCACACACTGGGAATAATAGTGATGCTGAcaggatgaaaaacaaaaatggagataAGGGCTTCCCTGTGACCTGGGGCCAAGTTCATGCACCTCAACCAGCTCCCGTTCATTCACACGTTCACAAGCGGTGTGAATGAAAAGCATGTTACATCTCACTGCTTTTGTATTCATGAGCCGCCAGACTGTGTTTGAGGTGCTGTCTCCCATGGCAACCGAGAACCCACCCCCGCGTCTCCTTACGCCAGCATATGAAAGCCATCTGTGCCGACCCCTAATCTCCACCGTTTACACCCTCCCTGCTGAGGCTGTGCGCTGCGTTTATCTTTTTGAACTGGGATTATTGGCTCTGACTGACGATCTGAGGAACAAAGAATAAGACACAGTAAACTATAGTATTATATTCAGATGTTCCTGCTCTGATAAAGATGTTCAGGGCGGTTTATATGctacaaaaaaaccaacatcaacactttatttttaatcaaagggAGTATAATGAACTTTGAACCCTAAAACAAAGTAGTAACAGAGAAGGAAGTATGAGTTTTGGCTTCTCAAtgttcatttagatttttaaaagatgtaaaactAGAGTCCTAGATGTTTTATGATTAAGTGTTTTTTCAGCAATACCTGAAAAATCTGTGGGAGACTGAATGGATGAGTGGGTGAATATGGAAGAAGGGGGGATGGGCTACATGTCAGGATGAATTCATGTATGCCAGGACAAAAGCTTTTTcaattttgctgattttttatgCTGTGCTTCACTTACTGTGACTTATGttaaatatatagatatagcACTCAGTCAGTCAAGGCATCAGGGAGGAAATAGAAAACAATCTTTAAGGTTTCAAGGTTTCTAAATTTCAGCTCAATCACTAGAAGGtaacaagaataaagtctgatgaaaacaaaaggttttacttggatgtggaaaaattaagtgaacccattttttaaaattgttaacCAATTACAAATTTTACATTCAATtccattcaaattatttttttctagaaagtgaGCGGCCATTAAATGCTAATAGTAGAAGCAAAGGAGACGATATGTAAGGGAGGGATGTCAATTTAGcatgtggttttaaaatgacaacaaatcgATTGTTTTGCTGTGGCTTTGTTCTTCCTTCAGTGACAACTTCTTCACTGAATGAGGTCATCATTCTGACCTTTCACATGGTTATGTGGCTGAAGGAACAGTTTGTAATTTCTAACCCAAGATGGAGGATATTAAAACGCATCCACAAGTGtgatttgtaatttatttaaaacaaaactttgagagtgtagaaaaacatgacaacagCATTATATGGATCTGAATGTTACAGAatataattaaaacaattaaaactgttGCTCAGCACTTACTTATGTGAAGCATCCAAAAGGCAACAAGGTTAAATTTGGTTTCTGCATTTGCTTCATTCATTACAgacttttatatttgtttatgaCACAAATGTTTAGATCCACAGTTATATAATTTCTGCATTTGCAAAGGCAGATTTGGCACAGATTAATAATCACTTTGAGCCACAATTTCAACACAAAAGGCAGCACATTACAAAAGCATAACGCTAAGCTAAGACCAGTAAACAAAAGTACAGTGACACAGTATTCATAATATTAGTGCATTAAAAACAGCTGTTTCTCTGTGACACAGTGGCATTAatcttaattaattaattagtcacgttacagaaaacaatgtaaagTTGATGCAAGTCAGTGTTAATGTTCAGTAGTGATCACAGAGACCTCCACAGCAGAGACCTAATATTAAAGGGAATGTAACAAGTGAGAAAATatataacacaaaaactcagTGAAGGGGAACTAGTCAACTTGAGCTACTGGTTCCCATTCAGTTAGTGGTCCAACCCAGCTGGAAAACCAGAGGAACCATAGGCTTTTCTTTCTCAtgggaaaaaattatatttttttcctttttgtaagcTGAATGCAGTGTTTTAGGAatgttcactttaaaaaaaaacccataatcCTTCATGGAGTAGTGTTGTTTGGGTCGACTCATCTTCTACTATCAGGCCTGACCTACCTGGATAGAGTTTTTAAACTATCTAGAGGCTAAAAATAGCTCTCACATTATTCTATCAGGGTCTATTAGTTTTATCAGCACTCTACTTAATGGTGCCTGATGGGCAGAGGCCTTCAGTGTGTTCTGCCTCTCACTCTGGCTGGGTCAGAACAGGAATGTCGATTTCTATGGCCGACATACGTGAGCGGGTGGAATAACGGTGGCCGGCATAGCTGGAGGCGTAACTCTGGGACGGGGCATAACTCTGTGATGGGGCATAACTCTGGGATGGGGCATAGCTCTGTGACGGTGCATAGCTCTGTGACGGGACGTAGCTATAGGCCTGGGAGCCTCCCACCTCTGATCCGTACCCATCTGCAGGAGAAACCTGGGACATGTACACCTGAGCAGGAGCGGGCGCCATCACATTTTGTATGTAGCCATGCGGAGGCACAAACGGCTGCGTGTCGATGACTGTGGGGGGAAGCGCCTGCGGTGGGAATGGCTGCGGCCCATAAACCGGAGAAGGAGGGAATCCGTTGGCAGTGAGAGGCTGGGTGGACGGAGAGGAAGTCACAGGGTTCAGGGGCAGCCAGAAGGGCGAAGGCAGCTTCTTACACATGCAATACCACATAAATGTAAGTAGCGCAGCTAGCATCAATCCTCCAGAGCAGCCTATGGATATATAGACAGCGAACCCGTCGGAGAAGATGTTGGCATATTTAGTGTTCATCTGTTTAGTGCGGAACAGGAACCAAACTGACGGCGCGATGGCGATCGCTCCCCCGAGGAACAGGAAGGTCCCAGCCACCAGATGGCAGCCGGCACTGTTGACGAGGAATCTGGTGGTCTTAATGTCCGGCTCAGGCTTgtctgagcagcagcaggttttacACATCCCAGACATGGACAGAAGCAAGGCTAGAGAGGCCAGCGCCAGGCCTGTAGGAAGGCAGAACTGCAGGAGCCGCAGATCCAGCTGGTCAACTTTGGAGTACCACTACAAGAAAAGGACGAcacaatgttttcttctttcaggaTTACAAAACGagacatgtttttaatgtacaaaagcatatttttaatgtaGGTCATATACTGTAAGGCCTAGTCCATATGTAGCCGGATAGCTAGGACACCAAATAGATTTTTATGAGATTTGGTCTTTCAACCTTGTCAACTCCGTTTAGTATCACTAAGAattattattaacaaaaactCAAACCAAAGTGGAGATTTAAGAACTcttcttgtttgtgtttgtacatTGGAAACTAGAGATTAAGAAGTCCACATATACCGTCTGCGCCAAATAATGCATCAatatcagtgttgtatagtaacgaagtaaaaatacttcactactttacttaagtatattttggagtacttcatactttcctggagtatgaaaatttttgatgactttcacttttacttcactatatttccgaacttaattgcgtacttttactccgatacattttcaatgtgtggtttagttactcgttacaaaaaagcgagagagagaaacgaagtgttttgatcccacctactgattagcaagtagcaagcaggctaccgaacaaagtccgtagcctgcttgcctgggcttgttcatcaccaccaataggatacacctgtttcgcttctcccattaaacacaaagcaagtctcgcaatcaggaacagccacatggaggaggagacggagaccacaacgactgcaactacgtcggacacggctccaggggaaccaccagctggtgatagggtgaccagacgtcctctttttcccggacatgtcctacttttcagacctaaaaagatgtccggggggaatttaaaaattgtccgggattttggtcagttgcctcaaaacacattacatagcttacagtgcattgtagggcactgcgcacggcgctgcgtctcacgtaatccctgagccacGTCAGTGGGCAGCACCCCCGCCCCGCTCCaaagttttctggtttttttttttttttttgcataatgaccagttgtgtgcaccacctattgactgattcactgatttgtgaagtaaagtaatcgtaacagctctttttcttcatgtgggccgcattttctgtactatttatttttctcattttcagcactgaccttacttgaaggggaaacttaaggcttacaaaaactttgtattttctgtcctggagggtttactaagaagctggttcagttgtaaagcaggttaagttaaccttgtgctataggtaaagcacctaattttcttaactaaatgatgcctgcaggtatatctattagcaggtttaattttgcctgcacttggttgggtacattattttaagtgtatttgacaagtttaccaaaatataaaaaatgtcattcaacctgcatttgctttgttttactttttacttgtacttttcattacattacttgagtacatccatttttacagtactttccatacttaagtacaagaagtttcagatactttaagactttaactcaagtaacatttcagtcagtgacttcgacttttaccaaagtcatattttggagaggtacttatacttttacttgactctgagatttcagtactttatacaacactgatcaATATATCCACTTATGTGATTTGACACATTTCCCAGTCAACGTTGTCTTgtgtttattaactttattttctgtatttaaaagtAGTCAATCCTATATATCTCTTGACACAAATGACCTGTAGGTGCCAGATTTCATTCTTAACTGGTTTGAAGGATTgtgattggctgacaggtttTAGATTTTCCCTAtgctgccccctatgggtttggcagTGTAGGGAAAACACTCACTAGTGTAATTCAGCAGGTTCGTGTGGAAGAACAGTTTTCTTAAAACCCGTGTGAacaatagtatttttttaagtgatgtGACGAAAGTATTCATTTTATAAAGACACGGTTACGTATGTACAAGGCGGCATAGTTAcgacattgttttttattgacattgtttAGTTGTCCGACATTTTAGGAGTTAATATCacagaaatcagaaaagaaTCTAAAATGTATAGAGTAATACCTCTGAGTCATAGTAGTAACATCCAGAATATCCATCCTGTCTCACACATTTAGCCCACAGCCCGTCATACACCGTCACATTCTTGGCGTTGCGATTAAAGGTGACGAGTCTGGTGATGCGCCACTGTGGGATCAACGCTGCCACGGCAATCCCACCCACAGACACAAAGGCGATGAAGAAGGCGAAGGCATTGGTAGCATGGATGTCCCGGCACGACATGGCTGGTTTTTAGAGGCCTCTGGTatcagaaaagcaaaagaagtcAGGGATAGGACAAGTTACTCCAATGTGAAGCAGAACAACTCCAACAATCGCtttaaaaaatcctgaaaaacaacaacgaTGTAAACGTTCATCTGATTGACCCGTTTACTGCTGAAGTAACTGTGCCACTAGCTGACCTAGCTGTGGGCCAGCCCCTATAACACATCTATTCACCAGCATGTAGTTGACCCAATATCTACTCTCCCTGAGTGACAATGCTCTCATTTCATTAGCCAACAAAGTGGGAATAACTGAGTCTGAGGCAGCAGGAGCAATACACAGCAGAGAATCACATAGATGCCACAgttacacagaaacatgaatttTATGTGCTGCTACGTGACAGCGACAGAACCCAGCTTTTATATTCAAGATAGATTATGAAAGTTAAGCAAATGtaaaccaaaatattattctGGGTTAGGGTGGTGGTGATTATTACAGTACAGTTGTCATTCAGTTGAAACAGTTTTACTTATTAAATCCTAGTAATTATATTTACAGCATGTAATGAGCTAGTTTCTTgtcactgaagaaaaaaaagtgcagcatCAGCCTCGTTTCTAGCTTTTAATAATACATTCAGATTCCAAACTAAAGTGGAGAGAGATTTGACAGACTCTCTAAGCTCTGGAGACCTTTCATTATGTGAAATTATCTGTCTCCTAATATGTCTGTCTGGATTTATACTTATATATAAATAAGTATAAATCcctatatatatacagtatatatatatatatatatatatatatatatatatatatatatatatatatatatatatatatatatatattgtgctTAACTCAGTATTATTAAAGGGAATCATATTTTAACCTCAAGCACTTAAGAGTAAATGTGTTTACTGTTAGAATCCACTGATTAAAAAAGATTGAATGAATTGCATAAGTGCTAAAACATCCTATTAGATAATATTTAACTCGCTTTGGTGTGACAATTTTCATTGctaatttacagaaaataaacagtatAAATAATCTCATTTTACCACACCTTATAAAGTAGTGAGTTACAACtactttataaatatgtttattttcattatttcacgttagtttgtttattatttgtgttttttagctATGGCTGTCTTATCTTCTCaaatatttctttgcttttcaaTCACAtcttgtgaagcactttgtattttttaaataaagtattatATAATGTTTACTTCATGTTATTATGACCTTTCTatgtttattgtaaatattataGCTCCTGCTTTCATGTATAAAAAATTAATGTCAGCTGTATCATTTTACCCAATAAGTAGTTTAACTTAGCTAAACTCCTCAAGTACTCTGCAGATATTTTGAAGCAAACCTGAATCTCTTGGTTAAgagtcatgttttttattttttacgttCCTATCTATTggcctgtcactttgctgcttaTAGTTTGTAAATTTCCCCTCTGAAGGACAAATGAGAgatcataatttttttgttgattttggtGCTCACTGTGGGAATATCCTTTCTGAAGacactgttgatttttttttttactatggttttccaataattttcattttacctACTAAGTTATACATTTATGGGTATAATTGTTTATTGTATGCTTGTTTAGATAACTTCTGTGAAGCCTTTTGTATTACATGTGATTTGTATAAAAAGTATGTCTGACTGACGGTGCATGTTTTCTGACTAAATGTCATTATAATCAAGATTAGAGCAACCATTGTCCCCACTCATTACTGTTACCAGACAggatgacaaaacaaaaacttgaacAAATAGCagtttgccaaaaaaaataaaaaagaaatcataattCTGTCACAATCACCACTAAGACAGCTGTAATTACGGGCGGGCCACCGAACCGACCAAGCTCGACCCATTATCTTGCCTTTACTTTCTATAACCTACTTTCACCAGCTTCAGAAATACACCCGGCTAACCAAACTGAGAGAATGAACTTACAATAACAATTATGTTTGATAAAAACACTGGACGCTGATTAGCCAGCGGCTAAAAAAGTTAGCATCACATTCGCTACCTGTTGCATCACCATTACTTAAAATGAAACGCAAACTTATTATTTCAATGTAAGTTTAAATACCTCGTGTTTCCCGAAATGTGTCGCGTTTTACCGTGAACGTGGAGACATTTCTGTTCAGTCTCGTCTTACATACTTGAACACAAACTAAACTAAAGCTGCTACAAACGGAGCGTAAACAGGATGTGACGTGTTAACGTCTTCCGGTGTTTCCGCCCTGCGCGCTGACTCACAGGAGCTTGCTTAACCCTTTCTTGGATGTCTTCTGTGCTCTGtcaagtttttaataaaataaaataaaatagcaaattAATGGTGAAGTTCATGtttattctcctttttttttaattcagtgggtgtgataatatatttttggtgaatttattttctcttgtttttcaggGCAATCTTCATATTCACTTGATATACAAATCTGCTGGACAGGAGGAGTTGAGTGATCTCTTTGGTGGTAAGTGGGTGTCTGAATAGTTGGAGAGCTTATTGGGTAAATGTGCAAATTTCCAATAAGCTGATGTGCTGAATAATCCGATAATAATGAATGTACAGCCAGTCCagccaaacaaaaacaccagGGTCCAATAATATGAACACTTTCAGCTCTGATTACATTGTTTATCTGTAGCTTTTTACGTTTACTCTCGtcagatgttttgtttaaagtatCTGACAAGACATTTTTGTCATGAATTCCTTGTGAaagtaatttgttttactttcataaTTGTCTTTGTTTACTGGGCAATTTGCTGGTTGTGTGTTGGCATGAagactttaaaactgaaatccgactaaataaataaacaataaacactgCAACTTGTTAAATCATGCTTGCTTACATCCTAATAAAATGTAGACACTGAAGCTAAACTCAGCAAATACATAGGACTGTTTCTgattagtgtttttctttccaggGGATTTACCAGAGCCGCCTTTCCCCAGTCCGCCTTTCCCTGAGTCAAAAGTTGTGCACTGGAGAAAAAAGagacaggtttgtttttgtttttggtgtcttTGCTGCTAAAAGTCAATGAATGTGTAGCCCTCTGCCCGCACATATCCCCCAAAACACTTCTTTCTGTACTATTTCTTCCCTTTGTCTCAGTTTCCTGGAATATTTATCTCATGAGTAGACTCCTTCCAGCCTTGTCTTTTGAACAAATATTCAGATGTCTGCAACTGTTCAGGCCTCTGCCCTTCTAGCCCCTCATGTTTTGTAAATCTGAAAACAGGCGGAtcttgtttgacttttgaaagtTCAACTTATCGAtttgttgttcctttttttgtggGGCAGGAAACATGAGTGTATTACTGGGTTTATTGTACTATTCTTAGTTTCTCATTAAAATTCACTGGCTCAACGGAAGAGAACTGCTAAGCAAATGTCCGTCTGGTAGAAATGATAAATCTGTTCATGTCGTTCCAGGCTCCACGTTTGTCACGCAGTGTAGAAGATGAGACCAAATACATAGAGCTTATGGTGATCAATGATCATGTCATGGTAAGATGCATCTCCTTTATAGTTTATGCCAGATATGTGATCCATTTAACTATGGAcgtttaaatg contains:
- the cldn12 gene encoding claudin-12 yields the protein MSCRDIHATNAFAFFIAFVSVGGIAVAALIPQWRITRLVTFNRNAKNVTVYDGLWAKCVRQDGYSGCYYYDSEWYSKVDQLDLRLLQFCLPTGLALASLALLLSMSGMCKTCCCSDKPEPDIKTTRFLVNSAGCHLVAGTFLFLGGAIAIAPSVWFLFRTKQMNTKYANIFSDGFAVYISIGCSGGLMLAALLTFMWYCMCKKLPSPFWLPLNPVTSSPSTQPLTANGFPPSPVYGPQPFPPQALPPTVIDTQPFVPPHGYIQNVMAPAPAQVYMSQVSPADGYGSEVGGSQAYSYVPSQSYAPSQSYAPSQSYAPSQSYAPSQSYASSYAGHRYSTRSRMSAIEIDIPVLTQPE